A stretch of the Sulfurospirillum sp. UCH001 genome encodes the following:
- a CDS encoding IS3 family transposase (programmed frameshift) — MANKLYTDEFKQEAVNQIVKNGYPIKDTAQRLGVHPDSLKAWIKIYSNPQSTSQHQASKDLSSENRKLKAELKRVTEERDILKKGRSVLCQESKVKYAFIKEYKPFYPVRRMCKALQVHFSGYYAWNKQPESKRDRDNKVVLQHIKEAYEHSGRIYGYRTVTKDLIASGISVNKKRVARLMNIAKLFGAGVKQKKPRYKKGQRHLAHPNHLGQCFNVQEPNHTWVTDITYIKTHEGWFYLAVVLDLFSRKVAGWATSHRMTTQLALKALEMATFRQKPHHEVIVHSDQGSQYSSYEWQALLKKYNLIPSMSRRGNCYDNAVAESFFKTFKRECVKKQIYITREEAQSDIFYYIEMFYNSTRRHSYLGYISPNEFEKRYNEKLNMASQN, encoded by the exons ATGGCAAATAAACTATACACAGACGAGTTCAAACAAGAGGCAGTCAATCAAATTGTAAAAAATGGCTATCCCATTAAAGATACCGCACAAAGATTAGGAGTGCATCCTGATTCACTCAAAGCATGGATAAAAATCTATAGTAATCCTCAAAGTACCTCACAACACCAAGCTTCCAAAGATTTATCATCCGAGAATAGGAAGCTCAAAGCAGAATTAAAAAGAGTCACCGAGGAGCGTGACATTCTAAAAAAGG GCCGCAGCGTACTTTGCCAAGAATCAAAAGTAAAGTACGCCTTCATTAAAGAGTATAAGCCATTTTATCCCGTGCGAAGAATGTGCAAAGCTTTGCAAGTCCATTTTAGTGGTTATTATGCATGGAATAAACAACCAGAATCAAAACGTGATAGAGATAATAAAGTGGTCTTGCAACACATTAAAGAGGCTTATGAACACAGTGGTCGTATCTATGGATATCGAACTGTTACCAAAGATCTTATAGCATCAGGTATCAGTGTGAATAAAAAAAGAGTCGCAAGACTTATGAACATAGCCAAACTCTTTGGTGCAGGTGTCAAACAGAAAAAACCTCGTTATAAAAAAGGGCAGAGACATTTGGCACATCCTAACCATCTTGGGCAGTGTTTCAATGTTCAAGAGCCAAATCACACATGGGTAACAGATATAACCTATATCAAAACACATGAAGGATGGTTTTATTTAGCGGTTGTATTAGACCTTTTCAGTAGAAAAGTTGCTGGATGGGCAACAAGTCATCGCATGACAACACAGTTAGCTCTAAAAGCTCTGGAAATGGCAACCTTTAGACAAAAACCACATCATGAAGTTATTGTACACTCTGATCAAGGATCACAGTATAGCTCTTACGAGTGGCAAGCACTCCTAAAAAAATACAACCTGATTCCTAGCATGAGCAGGCGAGGCAACTGTTATGATAATGCAGTGGCTGAAAGCTTTTTTAAAACATTTAAGCGTGAATGTGTCAAAAAACAGATTTATATTACACGAGAGGAAGCACAATCAGACATATTTTATTACATTGAAATGTTTTATAATTCAACCAGAAGGCATAGCTATCTTGGTTATATTTCGCCCAATGAATTTGAAAAAAGATATAATGAGAAATTAAATATGGCTTCGCAGAATTAG
- a CDS encoding aldehyde dehydrogenase family protein, with the protein MKEYMPFIKGRNIPSKEGKIIDDRNPATGEVFAKVHLASVEDIEEAISTAYAASKLWAKTTPREKEAVWNDPTTLDTLETVNTVDNDHMKHQEEKVIPWQINYTQTSSNKRQSIKL; encoded by the coding sequence ATGAAAGAGTATATGCCGTTTATCAAAGGAAGAAATATTCCATCTAAAGAAGGCAAAATAATCGATGATAGAAACCCTGCAACGGGAGAAGTATTTGCTAAAGTGCACTTGGCAAGTGTGGAGGACATCGAAGAAGCCATCAGTACTGCATATGCAGCATCAAAGCTTTGGGCAAAGACAACTCCACGAGAAAAAGAAGCGGTCTGGAATGACCCCACAACACTAGACACTCTTGAAACTGTTAATACGGTCGATAATGACCACATGAAACATCAAGAGGAGAAAGTAATTCCATGGCAAATAAACTATACACAGACGAGTTCAAACAAGAGGCAGTCAATCAAATTGTAA